From Pseudomonas fluorescens, one genomic window encodes:
- a CDS encoding sulfite exporter TauE/SafE family protein: MNVLELLQQWPLGATDWLLVGLGISLAYIVFGIAGFGTALVAGPILILFMPLSKIVPLLVLLDFVAAFGNLLPSRRDVAKSELLRLLPCMAVGCTLGVIFLLNLKSDLLLLLMGLFISLYAVYSLWVKVRPAQLSAGWAIPMGTIGGLFGALFGSGGFLYAIYLNSRLPKEAARATQSALISCSTLVRLSLFLVAGVYAELPLLMLAACLLPAMGLGLWIGRRLAMKLSREAFVRLVTWLVLASGLALIGRYLST; encoded by the coding sequence ATGAATGTGCTCGAGTTGTTGCAGCAATGGCCGCTGGGGGCCACGGATTGGTTGTTGGTCGGGCTGGGCATCAGTCTCGCCTACATCGTGTTTGGCATTGCCGGCTTCGGTACGGCGCTGGTGGCTGGGCCGATCCTGATCCTGTTCATGCCCCTGTCGAAAATCGTGCCATTACTGGTGCTGCTGGATTTTGTCGCTGCGTTCGGCAACCTGCTGCCCTCGCGGCGAGATGTGGCCAAGTCCGAACTGTTGCGCTTGCTGCCGTGCATGGCGGTTGGCTGCACCCTGGGGGTGATCTTCCTGCTGAACCTGAAGTCCGATCTGTTGCTGCTATTAATGGGGTTGTTTATCAGTCTCTATGCGGTCTACAGCCTGTGGGTGAAGGTGCGTCCCGCGCAATTATCCGCCGGCTGGGCAATTCCCATGGGCACGATCGGCGGTTTGTTCGGCGCGCTGTTTGGCAGCGGCGGCTTTTTATATGCGATCTATCTCAACAGTCGCCTGCCCAAGGAGGCGGCCCGCGCCACCCAAAGCGCGTTGATCAGTTGCAGCACCCTGGTGCGCCTGAGCCTGTTCCTGGTCGCCGGGGTCTATGCCGAGCTACCCTTGTTGATGCTGGCGGCGTGCCTGTTGCCGGCCATGGGCCTGGGGCTGTGGATCGGCCGGCGCCTGGCCATGAAGTTGTCCCGCGAGGCGTTTGTGCGATTGGTGACCTGGTTGGTGCTGGCCAGTGGGCTGGCGTTGATTGGTCGCTATTTGAGTACTTGA
- a CDS encoding LysR family transcriptional regulator, whose amino-acid sequence MLSTRQLRYFVEIAECGSFSAAAERLFVAQSALSRQIKDMENRLQTPLFERTARQPRLTAAGEAFLPRARSLLNELVKASDMATQVGNGQLGTLRLSHSSTVPLCGRVLTDISAFIEREPGVSLDIGKLSSEAQLEELSEGRLDLGLLRLPVLRQREGIQIVPLFSERLLLAVPTDHRLAASSTVELAQLKDEAFISVPHPQRGGLSYLCAELCMGQGFFPTAARVVSRKTTQLQLIQAGFGIALLPQSMQDIAPSGVRFLTLADEHCQSTVALAYRQDPPPLIQHLIRTLTRDEDR is encoded by the coding sequence GTGCTATCGACCCGCCAATTGCGCTATTTCGTCGAAATCGCCGAATGCGGCAGTTTCAGCGCCGCTGCCGAACGCCTGTTCGTCGCTCAATCCGCCTTGAGCCGGCAGATCAAGGACATGGAGAACCGCCTGCAGACCCCGCTGTTCGAGCGCACCGCCCGCCAGCCGCGCCTGACCGCCGCTGGCGAGGCCTTCTTGCCGCGTGCCCGCAGTCTGCTCAATGAACTGGTCAAGGCCAGTGACATGGCCACCCAGGTCGGCAACGGCCAACTGGGCACCCTGCGCCTGAGCCACTCCAGCACGGTGCCCTTGTGCGGGCGGGTACTGACGGATATCAGCGCCTTTATCGAGCGCGAGCCCGGCGTGTCGCTGGACATCGGCAAACTGTCCTCCGAAGCGCAGCTTGAGGAATTGAGTGAGGGCCGTCTCGACCTTGGCCTGCTACGTCTGCCGGTGTTGCGCCAGCGTGAAGGCATCCAGATTGTGCCACTGTTCAGCGAGCGCTTGCTGCTGGCAGTGCCCACGGACCATCGACTGGCCGCCTCCAGCACGGTCGAGTTGGCGCAATTAAAGGACGAGGCGTTCATTTCCGTCCCCCATCCGCAACGCGGCGGCCTGAGCTATTTATGCGCCGAGTTGTGCATGGGCCAGGGATTTTTTCCTACAGCTGCACGGGTGGTGTCGCGCAAGACCACCCAATTGCAGTTGATCCAGGCCGGATTCGGCATCGCCTTGCTCCCCCAGTCCATGCAGGACATCGCCCCGTCCGGCGTGCGCTTTTTGACCTTGGCTGATGAGCATTGCCAAAGCACGGTCGCCCTCGCCTACCGACAGGACCCACCGCCGCTGATCCAGCACTTGATCCGAACCCTGACCCGTGACGAAGATCGCTGA
- the xseA gene encoding exodeoxyribonuclease VII large subunit, which yields MIKDPFARLGLDREVLTVSQLNGRARVLLEDVFSNIWVEGEISNLARPASGHVYFTLKDSGAQVRCALFRQNAARVRQALKDGLAVKVRGKVSLFEGRGDYQLILDTVEPAGDGALRLAFDALKEKLSAEGLFSAERKVPLPAHPQRIGIISSPTGAVIRDIISVFRRRAPQVQLTLIPTAVQGREATAQIVRALKLADSRGFDALILARGGGSLEDLWCFNEEAVARAVDACVTPIVSAVGHETDVSISDFVADVRAPTPSAAAELLAPDSSDLVRRIESLHRRLLMRMRDRLLRDRLRLEGISRRLRHPGERLRQQAQRLDDLDMRMRRAFERQLNSRRELLLRLETRLAGQHPGRQLALLRQRLDSLGERLPRAMREGLKARRMQLQSQVQTLQVVSPLATLARGYSILLDERGNAIRSAAQTHNGQRLKARLGEGELQVRVEDNHLTPVTLSLLD from the coding sequence ATGATTAAAGATCCCTTTGCAAGACTCGGCCTCGACCGGGAAGTCCTGACCGTCAGCCAGCTCAACGGCCGTGCGCGGGTGTTGCTCGAAGACGTGTTCAGCAACATCTGGGTCGAAGGCGAAATCTCCAACCTCGCCCGCCCGGCGTCCGGTCATGTCTATTTCACCCTCAAGGACAGCGGCGCCCAGGTGCGTTGCGCGCTGTTCCGGCAGAACGCGGCACGGGTGCGCCAGGCCTTGAAAGATGGTCTGGCAGTCAAGGTGCGCGGCAAAGTCTCGCTGTTCGAAGGCCGTGGCGACTATCAGCTGATCCTCGATACCGTCGAGCCTGCCGGCGACGGCGCTTTGCGCTTGGCGTTCGATGCGCTGAAGGAAAAGCTCAGCGCCGAGGGCCTGTTCAGCGCCGAGCGCAAAGTGCCGCTGCCGGCCCACCCGCAACGCATCGGCATCATCAGCTCGCCAACCGGCGCGGTGATTCGCGACATCATCAGCGTATTCCGCCGCCGCGCGCCGCAGGTGCAACTGACCCTGATCCCCACCGCTGTGCAGGGCCGCGAAGCCACGGCGCAGATCGTCCGCGCCCTCAAGCTGGCCGACTCCCGGGGCTTCGACGCCTTGATCCTGGCCCGTGGTGGCGGTTCGCTGGAAGACCTCTGGTGCTTTAACGAGGAGGCGGTGGCGCGTGCAGTGGATGCCTGCGTCACGCCGATTGTCAGCGCGGTCGGGCATGAGACCGACGTGTCGATCAGCGATTTCGTCGCCGACGTCCGCGCCCCTACCCCATCGGCCGCTGCCGAGCTGCTGGCGCCAGACTCCAGCGACCTGGTGCGCCGCATCGAAAGCCTGCACCGGCGACTGCTGATGCGCATGCGCGACCGTTTGCTGCGCGATCGCCTGCGCCTGGAAGGCATTTCCCGCCGCCTGCGTCATCCGGGCGAGCGTCTGCGCCAGCAGGCTCAGCGTCTGGATGACCTGGACATGCGAATGCGCCGCGCGTTCGAACGTCAGCTCAACAGTCGACGCGAGCTGTTGCTGCGCCTGGAAACCCGCCTTGCCGGCCAGCATCCCGGACGCCAACTGGCCCTGCTGCGCCAACGCCTCGACAGCCTCGGCGAACGCTTGCCGCGGGCCATGCGCGAAGGGCTCAAGGCTCGACGAATGCAACTGCAAAGCCAGGTGCAGACCCTGCAAGTGGTCAGCCCGCTGGCGACCCTGGCCCGTGGCTACAGCATCCTGCTGGATGAACGCGGCAACGCGATCCGCAGCGCCGCCCAGACCCACAACGGCCAACGCCTGAAAGCCCGGCTGGGCGAGGGCGAGCTGCAGGTACGTGTCGAGGACAACCACCTGACGCCTGTCACCCTTTCTCTACTGGATTGA
- a CDS encoding peptidoglycan DD-metalloendopeptidase family protein: MPRFLAPLLLLCLTFNAHADSYITRLLNKPVPGGVAVISLGASPQAPKASYQGKPVLVVKEQDNWLAIVGVPLTVKPGQQQISSAGRNLSFTVSIKKYPEQRITLKNTQQVNPNPANLKRIETELAEQIKAYRTFSPNTPSNLLLDKPVNGPLSSKFGVRRFFNGEERNPHSGLDFAVPAGTPIKTPAAGKVILIGNYFFNGNTVFVDHGQGFISMFCHMSKIDVKVGQALARGAVVGKVGATGRATGPHMHWNVSLNDARVDPAIFIGAFQP, encoded by the coding sequence ATGCCGCGCTTTCTCGCTCCCCTGCTGTTGCTTTGCCTGACCTTCAATGCCCACGCCGACAGCTACATCACCCGCCTGCTGAACAAACCGGTGCCCGGCGGCGTTGCCGTGATCAGTCTCGGCGCCTCCCCTCAGGCGCCCAAGGCCAGCTACCAGGGCAAACCGGTGCTGGTGGTGAAAGAACAGGACAATTGGCTGGCGATTGTCGGCGTGCCCTTGACCGTCAAACCCGGCCAACAACAAATCAGCAGCGCCGGGCGCAACCTGAGTTTCACCGTGAGCATCAAGAAGTACCCGGAGCAGCGCATCACCCTGAAAAACACCCAGCAGGTCAATCCGAACCCGGCCAACCTCAAGCGCATCGAGACCGAACTGGCGGAACAGATCAAGGCCTACCGCACGTTCAGTCCGAATACCCCGAGCAATCTGCTGCTGGACAAGCCGGTCAATGGCCCGTTGTCGAGCAAGTTCGGGGTACGCCGCTTCTTTAACGGCGAAGAGCGCAACCCCCACTCCGGCCTGGATTTCGCAGTGCCGGCGGGAACGCCAATCAAGACCCCAGCCGCTGGCAAGGTGATCCTGATCGGTAACTACTTTTTCAATGGCAACACGGTGTTCGTCGATCATGGGCAGGGCTTTATCAGCATGTTCTGCCACATGTCGAAGATCGACGTGAAGGTCGGCCAAGCGCTGGCCCGAGGCGCGGTTGTCGGTAAAGTGGGCGCCACCGGGCGTGCAACCGGGCCACACATGCACTGGAACGTCAGCCTGAATGATGCCCGGGTCGACCCGGCGATCTTCATTGGTGCGTTCCAGCCGTAA